The Neobacillus sp. OS1-2 genome includes a window with the following:
- the groES gene encoding co-chaperone GroES, translated as MLRPLGDRIVIELVESEEKTASGIVLPDSAKEKPQEGKVVAVGTGRVLESGERVALEVAVGDRIIFSKYAGTEVKYEGVEYLLLRENDILAVIA; from the coding sequence TTGTTAAGACCATTAGGTGATCGCATTGTCATTGAGCTTGTTGAATCAGAAGAAAAAACTGCAAGCGGTATCGTATTACCGGATTCAGCGAAGGAAAAGCCTCAAGAAGGAAAAGTTGTTGCCGTGGGTACTGGCCGCGTCCTAGAAAGCGGAGAACGTGTAGCACTTGAAGTTGCTGTCGGCGACCGTATTATCTTCTCAAAATACGCTGGTACTGAAGTGAAGTACGAAGGCGTAGAATATTTACTTTTACGTGAAAATGATATCCTTGCTGTCATCGCATAA
- the groL gene encoding chaperonin GroEL (60 kDa chaperone family; promotes refolding of misfolded polypeptides especially under stressful conditions; forms two stacked rings of heptamers to form a barrel-shaped 14mer; ends can be capped by GroES; misfolded proteins enter the barrel where they are refolded when GroES binds): MAKEIKFSEDARRAMLRGVDTLADTVKVTLGPKGRNVVLEKKFGSPLITNDGVTIAKEIELEDAFENMGAKLVAEVASKTNDVAGDGTTTATVLAQAMIREGLKNVTAGANPMGIRKGIEKAVAVAVEELKAISKQIEGKESIAQVAAISSDDKEVGQLIAEAMERVGNDGVITIEESKGFTTELDVVEGMQFDRGYTSAYMVTNTDKMEAVLENPYILITDKKISSIQEILPVLEQVVQQSKPLLLIAEDIEGEALSTLVLNKLRGTFNAVAVKAPGFGDRRKAMLEDIAALTGGEVITEELGRELKTTTITSLGRATKVVVTKENTTIVEGAGETAEIQARVNQIRVQLDDTTSEFDREKLQERLAKLAGGVAVIKVGAATETELKERKLRIEDALNATRAAVEEGIVSGGGVALLNVYSKVAAVEAEGDVATGINIVLRAMEEPVRTIAQNAGLEGSVIVDRLKRETVGTGFNAASGEWVNMIDAGIVDPTKVTRSALQNAASVAAMFLTTEAVVADKPEPAGAGGMGMPDMGGMGGMGGMM; this comes from the coding sequence ATGGCTAAAGAGATTAAATTTAGTGAAGACGCGCGCCGCGCAATGCTACGTGGTGTTGATACACTTGCAGATACAGTTAAAGTAACTCTTGGACCTAAAGGACGCAACGTGGTTCTAGAGAAAAAATTTGGTTCACCGCTTATTACAAACGACGGTGTAACCATCGCAAAAGAAATCGAATTAGAAGATGCATTCGAAAACATGGGTGCGAAACTTGTTGCTGAAGTAGCAAGCAAAACAAATGATGTTGCCGGTGACGGTACAACAACTGCAACAGTTCTTGCTCAAGCGATGATCCGCGAAGGCTTAAAGAACGTGACAGCTGGCGCTAACCCAATGGGTATCCGTAAAGGGATTGAAAAAGCAGTTGCTGTAGCAGTTGAAGAATTAAAAGCTATTTCAAAACAAATCGAAGGCAAAGAGTCTATCGCTCAAGTTGCTGCGATTTCTTCCGATGACAAAGAAGTAGGCCAATTAATCGCTGAAGCAATGGAGCGCGTTGGCAACGACGGTGTTATCACAATCGAAGAATCTAAAGGCTTCACTACTGAATTAGATGTAGTTGAAGGTATGCAATTCGACCGCGGTTACACTTCTGCTTACATGGTAACAAACACAGATAAAATGGAAGCTGTATTAGAAAATCCATATATCTTAATTACAGATAAGAAGATTTCTAGCATTCAAGAAATCCTTCCTGTTCTTGAGCAAGTGGTACAACAAAGCAAGCCATTATTATTAATCGCTGAAGATATCGAAGGTGAAGCACTTTCTACTTTGGTATTGAACAAACTTCGCGGAACATTCAATGCAGTTGCTGTTAAAGCTCCTGGCTTCGGTGACCGTCGTAAAGCAATGCTTGAAGATATCGCTGCCTTAACTGGCGGTGAAGTGATTACTGAAGAACTTGGCCGTGAATTAAAAACAACAACTATCACTTCTTTAGGTCGTGCTACTAAAGTTGTTGTGACTAAAGAAAACACAACAATCGTTGAAGGTGCTGGCGAAACTGCTGAAATTCAAGCACGTGTAAACCAAATCCGCGTTCAATTAGACGATACAACTTCTGAATTTGACCGTGAAAAATTACAAGAGCGCTTAGCTAAATTAGCTGGCGGTGTAGCAGTCATCAAAGTTGGTGCTGCAACTGAAACTGAATTAAAAGAGCGCAAACTACGCATCGAAGACGCTTTGAACGCAACTCGTGCTGCTGTTGAAGAAGGTATCGTATCCGGTGGTGGTGTAGCCCTTCTTAACGTATACAGCAAAGTGGCTGCTGTTGAAGCTGAAGGTGATGTTGCTACAGGTATCAACATCGTATTACGTGCGATGGAAGAACCAGTTCGCACCATCGCTCAAAATGCTGGTCTTGAAGGATCTGTCATCGTTGACCGCTTAAAGCGCGAAACAGTAGGCACAGGCTTCAACGCAGCATCCGGCGAATGGGTAAACATGATCGACGCTGGAATCGTTGACCCAACTAAGGTTACACGTTCAGCACTTCAAAACGCTGCATCTGTTGCAGCAATGTTCTTAACAACTGAAGCGGTTGTTGCTGACAAACCAGAACCAGCTGGTGCAGGCGGCATGGGTATGCCTGACATGGGCGGTATGGGTGGAATGGGCGGCATGATGTAA